The following proteins are co-located in the Larus michahellis chromosome 9, bLarMic1.1, whole genome shotgun sequence genome:
- the AGTR2 gene encoding type-2 angiotensin II receptor — protein MQSNCSLVITTRETLQVLFTAETNSSAALRSPPPCPLSSSDYQFSLIPALFSVVFVLGLVGNSVVVVVLCRYSGPKTVASIYIFNLAMADLLCLATLPFWATYYAQGYNWLFGSLMCKISSSVLCLNMFASIFFITCMGMDRYHAIVHPIRSQRRTPRQAYFIALVVWGLACLSSLPTFYFRDTHYIESLGVNACIMAFPHENYAKWSVATAFLKNALGFFIPLTVITTCYIWIRRHLLKAQEFGKNKQKRDKVLKLVAAVVVAFFISWLPFHILTFLDALAHMNIINNCDVTGIIDTALPFAICMAFANSCTNPLLYCFIGNQFQEKLHRLFKRRVYQFNSHRESSSLRKGSCFRDAETPVGREEGPESLL, from the coding sequence ATGCAGAGCAACTGCTCCCTGGTCATCACCACCAGAGAAACTCTCCAAGTCCTCTTTACAGCAGAAACAAACTCATCGGCTGCGTTGcgctcgccccctccctgcccgcttTCCTCCTCAGATTATCAGTTTTCTCTAATTCCAGCACTCTTCTCCGTGGTTTTTGTTCTGGGGTTGGTTGGCAACAGCGTGGTGGTTGTGGTGCTTTGTCGGTACAGTGGCCCCAAAACAGTGGCTAGTATCTACATTTTCAACCTGGCCATGGCGGATTTGCTGTGCCTCGCCACCCTTCCCTTCTGGGCTACCTACTACGCGCAGGGGTacaactggctctttgggtctctCATGTGCAAGATCTCCAGTTCTGTCCTGTGCCTGAACATGTTCGCAAGCATATTTTTCATTACATGCATGGGCATGGACCGGTACCACGCTATTGTCCATCCTATTCGCTCTCAAAGAAGAACTCCACGACAAGCTTATTTTATCGCATTGGTTGTGTGGGGCCTTGCCTGTTTGTCCTCCCTCCCAACCTTTTATTTCCGTGACACTCACTACATTGAAAGCTTGGGGGTCAATGCTTGCATTATGGCCTTTCCTCATGAGAATTACGCAAAATGGTCCGTGGCAACAGCCTTCCTGAAAAATGCACTTGGCTTCTTCATCCCCTTGACGGTGATCACCACGTGCTACATCTGGATCAGGAGGCACCTGCTCAAAGCACAGGAGTTtgggaaaaacaagcagaagaggGACAAAGTCCTAAAGCTGGTGGCTGCTGTTGTTGTGGCCTTCTTTATTTCCTGGCTCCCATTCCACATTTTAACGTTTTTGGATGCCTTGGCTCACATGAACATCATTAACAACTGTGACGTGACGGGGATCATCGACACGGCGCTGCCGTTTGCCATCTGCATGGCATTTGCCAACAGCTGCACCAACCCGTTGCTGTACTGCTTTATTGGCAACCAGTTCCAGGAGAAGCTCCATCGCCTGTTTAAGCGACGGGTTTACCAGTTCAACAGCCATCGAGAGAGCTCTTCTTTGAGGAAAGGGAGCTGCTTCAGAGATGCTGAGACCCCCGTGGGCAGGGAAGAGGGGCCTGAGTCCTTGCTGTAG